One part of the Pirellulaceae bacterium genome encodes these proteins:
- the fabG gene encoding 3-oxoacyl-[acyl-carrier-protein] reductase, whose protein sequence is MSDTTQTGLTADLTGQVALVTGASQGLGKSCAVRLGQCGATVICVARSLDKLAETAAEIQALGGKAEVRSCDVTSRESVEALFAEIENQYGKLDILVNNAGITRDTLLPRMTDDAWDDVIQTNLTSCFLFCRAASRMMMSARYGRIINMSSVSGLIGNPGQTNYSASKAGMIGLTRSLARELGKRKVTVNAVAPGFIESDMTRALGDETLKEVKKRIPANRLGTGDDVASTVLFLASPAASYITGQVITVDGGMTC, encoded by the coding sequence ATGAGCGACACAACACAAACTGGCCTGACGGCCGATCTGACTGGACAAGTCGCCTTGGTAACCGGGGCTTCGCAGGGCCTGGGCAAGTCTTGTGCAGTTCGTTTAGGTCAATGCGGCGCCACGGTGATCTGCGTCGCTCGCAGCCTGGATAAACTGGCGGAAACCGCTGCAGAAATCCAAGCTTTGGGTGGCAAGGCAGAAGTGCGATCATGCGATGTGACATCGCGCGAAAGCGTTGAAGCTTTATTCGCCGAAATCGAAAATCAGTACGGCAAGCTGGATATCCTGGTCAATAACGCGGGTATCACGCGCGATACCCTGCTTCCGCGAATGACCGACGACGCTTGGGACGACGTGATCCAAACCAATCTAACCAGTTGCTTCCTGTTCTGCCGCGCGGCCTCGCGAATGATGATGTCGGCGCGCTACGGTCGAATCATCAACATGTCCAGCGTTTCAGGGCTGATCGGTAATCCGGGACAAACGAACTACTCGGCGTCCAAAGCCGGCATGATTGGACTAACGCGCAGCTTAGCCCGCGAACTGGGCAAGCGAAAGGTCACGGTCAACGCGGTCGCTCCAGGCTTTATCGAAAGCGACATGACCCGCGCACTGGGTGACGAAACGTTGAAAGAGGTGAAAAAGCGGATTCCAGCCAATCGCTTGGGGACCGGGGATGACGTGGCCAGTACCGTGCTGTTCCTGGCCAGTCCGGCCGCTAGCTACATTACCGGGCAAGTAATCACTGTGGACGGTGGGATGACCTGCTGA
- a CDS encoding acyltransferase domain-containing protein — translation MGVELTKHSSSARQLFDQAAETLGMDLLRLCQAGPAEELNRTEFCQPALYVHSLAALAELQSQREGLWDDVVAVAGLSLGEYTAIAAAGGMSFTDGLKLVRARGQAMQAAADATSSGMSSILGLDLEILREVCQQASRNDLSFVQPANLLCPGNIAISGHLDAMQRAEQLAVERGAMKAVRLPVAGAFHTTIMQPAAERLREALGQVTFSPTRVPVYSNVDCQPHLRPEEFSSLLPQQLVAPVRWEQSLVELIAAGVDSFIEVGAGRVLAGTVKRVNRKIACECFGENL, via the coding sequence ATGGGAGTCGAGCTGACCAAGCACAGCTCAAGTGCCCGCCAGCTATTTGATCAAGCCGCTGAAACTCTAGGAATGGATCTGCTTCGGCTATGCCAGGCCGGCCCTGCTGAAGAACTCAATCGTACCGAGTTCTGCCAGCCAGCACTTTACGTTCACAGCCTGGCCGCGCTTGCAGAATTGCAATCCCAGCGCGAGGGACTGTGGGATGATGTTGTTGCGGTTGCCGGATTGAGCCTAGGCGAGTACACCGCGATCGCTGCCGCTGGCGGAATGTCGTTTACAGATGGATTGAAGTTGGTACGAGCTCGCGGCCAGGCCATGCAGGCCGCTGCTGACGCAACCAGCAGTGGCATGAGCAGCATTCTGGGTCTGGATCTGGAAATTCTGCGAGAGGTCTGTCAACAAGCTTCCAGGAACGACCTGAGCTTTGTACAGCCTGCCAACCTTCTATGTCCGGGCAACATCGCCATTTCGGGACATTTAGACGCCATGCAGCGGGCGGAACAGTTGGCCGTCGAGCGCGGCGCGATGAAGGCCGTTCGCTTGCCTGTCGCCGGCGCATTTCACACCACGATTATGCAGCCTGCCGCCGAGCGACTCAGGGAAGCGCTCGGACAGGTTACGTTCAGTCCCACGCGTGTTCCCGTGTACTCGAACGTTGACTGTCAGCCGCATTTGCGACCGGAAGAATTCAGTAGCTTGTTACCTCAACAACTTGTTGCTCCAGTACGATGGGAGCAGTCGCTCGTCGAATTGATCGCTGCCGGCGTCGATAGCTTCATCGAAGTCGGAGCCGGTCGCGTACTGGCAGGCACTGTCAAGCGCGTTAACCGCAAGATTGCATGCGAATGCTTTGGCGAAAACTTGTAA
- the rpmF gene encoding 50S ribosomal protein L32: protein MAVPKRKHSNSRSGKRRSHHNLTPKQTAYCSNCNTNIPSHVVCPKCGHYMGRAVVEMSDEA, encoded by the coding sequence ATGGCTGTACCAAAGAGAAAACATTCTAATTCGCGTTCTGGCAAGCGACGTTCGCACCACAACCTCACGCCAAAGCAAACCGCATATTGCTCCAACTGCAATACCAACATTCCATCGCATGTCGTGTGCCCGAAGTGCGGGCATTACATGGGACGGGCAGTTGTGGAGATGAGCGACGAGGCTTAG
- a CDS encoding DUF3299 domain-containing protein, with protein sequence MNVSQSIAAGSGSFSGSGAEVYRSLSRAAVASAALAVLGLAAFVAVQMLLLPILGLICGLLGLKAIRRYPEELTGRPAALLGIGLSLTTLVGAISYHAYVYATEVPEGYTRIQFGELASTKGQPDVPTAEALKWNGQRVFVKGYVHPSSMASASAKKFILVPDLGTCCFGGQPPLTHMIEVNLTGDQYAHRNFRKKGLAGTFSVTPYLKPIEGLTGVYYQLQADVLR encoded by the coding sequence ATGAATGTTTCTCAGTCCATAGCCGCTGGCTCCGGTTCGTTTTCAGGTTCGGGAGCAGAAGTTTACCGCAGTCTATCACGCGCCGCTGTGGCATCGGCTGCATTAGCCGTGCTGGGTCTAGCCGCATTTGTCGCAGTTCAGATGTTGCTGCTACCGATTCTGGGGCTAATTTGTGGCCTTCTGGGGCTAAAGGCGATTCGGCGCTACCCCGAGGAGCTAACCGGCCGTCCGGCTGCGCTACTGGGAATCGGATTGTCCCTGACAACATTGGTCGGAGCCATCAGCTACCATGCCTATGTTTATGCTACCGAAGTCCCCGAAGGTTATACGCGGATTCAGTTTGGCGAGTTGGCTTCCACGAAAGGACAACCCGATGTGCCGACTGCTGAGGCACTCAAATGGAACGGCCAGCGTGTGTTTGTAAAAGGCTATGTGCATCCCAGTTCGATGGCCAGCGCGTCAGCTAAGAAGTTCATCCTCGTCCCCGACTTGGGAACGTGTTGCTTCGGTGGCCAGCCACCGCTGACGCACATGATAGAGGTCAACCTGACCGGCGATCAGTACGCACACCGTAATTTCCGCAAGAAGGGGCTAGCCGGGACATTTTCGGTTACTCCGTATCTTAAGCCCATTGAAGGTCTGACGGGGGTCTATTATCAGTTGCAGGCCGATGTATTGCGTTAG
- a CDS encoding phosphoribosylaminoimidazolesuccinocarboxamide synthase yields MSFDFKKSVIETELPLPCHRGKVRDVYDAGQNLIIVSTDRISAFDWVLPAGIPGKGIVLNQLSRFWFDRLQVPHHMVSTDLPQSLPVGDAPRRMLAGRTMVTKKAQVIPFECVVRGYLEGSGWQEYQAQGSVCGVELPSGLQQCDPLPEPIFTPATKAAQGHDENVSFQRMENDLGSELAERLRHLSLDVYRQGSQWARQQGIIIADTKFEFGWYDGQVILIDEVLTPDSSRFWPADQYQPGSSQPSFDKQFVRQWLIQSGWDRNSPPPTLPTEVIQRTQEKYVHAYQMLTGQTLPGWSDAATNPVLADSGQQLPSCRS; encoded by the coding sequence ATGAGTTTCGACTTCAAAAAATCAGTAATTGAAACCGAGCTGCCTTTGCCGTGCCATCGTGGCAAAGTTCGAGACGTTTACGATGCAGGCCAGAATTTGATTATCGTCAGCACCGATCGCATCAGCGCTTTTGATTGGGTATTACCCGCAGGAATTCCGGGTAAGGGCATCGTGTTGAATCAGTTGAGCCGATTTTGGTTCGACCGCCTGCAAGTGCCTCATCACATGGTCAGCACCGACCTCCCCCAGTCTTTGCCGGTGGGCGATGCTCCACGACGCATGTTGGCCGGACGGACGATGGTGACCAAGAAGGCTCAGGTAATTCCCTTTGAGTGTGTGGTACGTGGCTACCTGGAGGGTTCCGGATGGCAAGAATACCAGGCACAGGGCAGCGTCTGTGGGGTCGAGTTGCCCTCAGGACTCCAACAGTGCGATCCACTGCCAGAGCCCATTTTTACGCCGGCCACCAAAGCGGCTCAGGGACACGACGAAAACGTCAGTTTCCAGCGTATGGAAAACGATTTGGGTAGCGAACTGGCCGAGCGACTGCGACATTTGAGTCTGGATGTCTATCGGCAGGGCAGCCAATGGGCGCGGCAGCAAGGAATCATCATCGCCGACACCAAGTTTGAGTTCGGCTGGTACGACGGACAAGTCATCTTGATCGACGAGGTCTTGACTCCGGACAGTTCGCGATTTTGGCCCGCAGATCAGTATCAACCCGGCAGCAGTCAGCCGTCGTTTGACAAACAGTTTGTGCGGCAATGGTTGATCCAGTCCGGCTGGGACCGCAACAGTCCACCACCAACGCTGCCTACCGAAGTCATCCAGCGGACTCAAGAAAAGTATGTCCATGCCTACCAAATGTTGACGGGACAGACGTTGCCCGGATGGTCGGATGCCGCCACCAATCCCGTGTTGGCTGATAGTGGCCAGCAACTTCCTTCCTGCAGGAGCTAG
- a CDS encoding TCR/Tet family MFS transporter: protein MDSPTESHSVKQSAAGGASPGTRPAALRFIFITVLLDVLSLGLLIPVLPTLIEQEFLGGDTVRAAQYTGLFGTTWALMQFLFSPVMGALSDRFGRRRVILISCFGLGLDYILMALAPSLWWLLVGRILSGITAASFSTAAAYVADVTPPEKRAASYGLYVGSAWGIGFVLGPAVGGVLGDFGLRWPLWCAAGLTLLNALYGYFVLPESLPLEHRSKFRLSKANPLGSLRLLRSIPGLFGLAMVFLLYQLAHQVYQNVFVLYATHRYQWSSKVVGLTLTAVGVLAVVMQAYVVRKTASRLGDWRMVSIALLAGAAGYTIYGLAGTQWLFWAGIPIFSLVGYFSPGLQGLMTRRVPPHSQGQLQGANSSLMGIAGIFGPFIFSTIFAAVIDPAVPVKMPGAPILEAAVRQVQYWLQQSGLQIPGTPFLVAAALHLFAIALVLRLRHRAG, encoded by the coding sequence GTGGACTCGCCAACAGAATCGCATTCAGTCAAGCAATCCGCTGCAGGAGGTGCATCGCCGGGAACTCGGCCTGCAGCTCTCAGATTCATTTTCATTACCGTCTTGTTGGACGTGCTGTCACTGGGGCTGTTGATTCCGGTCCTACCGACCTTGATCGAACAGGAGTTCTTAGGCGGCGATACAGTCCGCGCGGCTCAGTACACCGGACTGTTTGGTACGACGTGGGCGCTGATGCAATTCTTGTTTTCGCCGGTCATGGGCGCGCTGTCGGATCGGTTTGGTCGACGCCGCGTGATCCTGATTTCCTGTTTTGGGCTGGGGCTGGACTACATTTTAATGGCACTTGCGCCCAGCCTATGGTGGTTGCTGGTTGGGCGTATTCTTTCCGGGATTACAGCGGCCAGTTTTTCAACCGCTGCCGCCTATGTAGCAGATGTCACGCCGCCCGAAAAACGCGCCGCAAGTTACGGGCTGTACGTTGGCAGCGCCTGGGGCATCGGATTCGTTCTCGGGCCGGCTGTGGGCGGAGTGCTTGGTGATTTTGGTCTGCGCTGGCCGCTGTGGTGCGCCGCAGGGTTGACTCTGCTCAATGCACTGTACGGCTACTTCGTCTTGCCAGAATCGTTGCCGCTGGAGCATCGCAGTAAATTTCGATTGTCCAAAGCCAATCCACTGGGGTCATTGCGACTGCTGCGTTCCATTCCGGGCCTATTTGGGTTGGCCATGGTCTTTCTGTTGTACCAGTTGGCGCATCAGGTCTACCAGAATGTGTTTGTGTTGTATGCAACACATCGCTACCAGTGGAGTTCCAAGGTGGTCGGGCTGACGCTTACAGCCGTGGGAGTGTTGGCGGTTGTCATGCAGGCGTATGTGGTGCGTAAGACAGCTAGCCGACTGGGTGATTGGCGAATGGTCTCTATCGCGCTGCTGGCCGGTGCCGCTGGTTACACGATTTATGGCCTGGCTGGTACGCAGTGGCTGTTTTGGGCGGGTATTCCCATCTTCTCATTGGTCGGCTACTTTTCGCCCGGCTTGCAAGGGCTGATGACGCGCCGCGTACCCCCCCACAGCCAAGGGCAGCTTCAGGGAGCCAACAGTTCGCTGATGGGCATTGCGGGTATTTTTGGCCCATTCATTTTCTCCACGATCTTTGCAGCAGTAATTGACCCTGCGGTGCCAGTCAAAATGCCCGGGGCACCCATTCTGGAAGCTGCCGTGCGGCAGGTCCAATACTGGCTTCAGCAGTCTGGGTTACAAATTCCAGGTACACCCTTTCTGGTAGCTGCCGCACTGCACCTCTTTGCCATTGCGCTGGTACTGCGGCTACGGCATCGGGCCGGGTGA
- a CDS encoding M48 family metalloprotease has product MVSLRNFVLILLTLSCYELSFETPVLDLGQTVLAVMAMVLGFAVMTKTIAFRTFVGRQQSWGDADKEITGVQPTSGGQSLALLSYAFSQQRLRIERWWCAALPLTLVGTSWCAWAKSFERLGSPQSLCLLTCYLPTLLLWLFVEQIHAQVDEMCQPNGGQPWIKHWRLRIRLGEIAGLLTCLLPVLMLSSMSELSDLVAWSLGISSSLARALGGGLLLCTLFLVFPSLLTTWSGGQPLPEQVQQRIESIAKRTGTSGFQAVLIPSQGRWAGAAIVGWFPGFRRLWIGDALMEQLTSRQLDMVVLHELAHIRRLHFIWRALPVIWAMGTGAIIWLAGYQLDLVQHWSLKLACGLSASLILLIGLSSMARRCELDADRVACDLARKSVDWSASQSPAEVLGSALGQLLGESASQVSTWLHPSLNARLANLSVWRCSP; this is encoded by the coding sequence ATGGTTTCACTTCGCAATTTTGTACTGATACTGTTGACGTTGAGTTGCTATGAGCTGTCGTTTGAGACGCCGGTATTAGACTTGGGACAAACGGTGCTGGCCGTGATGGCGATGGTTCTGGGGTTTGCCGTGATGACCAAGACGATCGCGTTTCGCACGTTCGTTGGTAGGCAACAGAGTTGGGGCGACGCTGACAAGGAAATAACCGGTGTCCAGCCAACTTCGGGCGGACAATCTCTAGCCCTGTTGAGCTATGCTTTTTCCCAACAACGCCTGCGTATCGAGCGCTGGTGGTGTGCGGCTCTGCCACTGACTTTAGTTGGCACGAGCTGGTGCGCATGGGCTAAGTCGTTTGAGCGGCTTGGATCTCCCCAGTCTCTATGTTTGCTGACCTGCTACCTACCAACACTTTTGTTGTGGTTATTCGTCGAGCAAATTCACGCACAGGTTGACGAAATGTGTCAGCCCAACGGTGGCCAGCCCTGGATCAAACACTGGAGGCTCAGGATTCGACTGGGAGAGATTGCCGGATTGCTAACGTGTTTGCTGCCGGTTCTGATGTTGTCCAGCATGTCCGAGCTCAGCGATCTGGTCGCCTGGTCGCTGGGGATTAGTTCGAGCTTGGCCAGAGCATTAGGAGGCGGACTGTTGCTATGTACCTTGTTTTTGGTTTTTCCTTCTTTACTGACCACATGGTCAGGCGGTCAGCCGCTACCTGAACAGGTGCAACAGCGCATTGAAAGTATAGCCAAACGCACAGGCACATCCGGTTTCCAAGCGGTGCTGATCCCCAGTCAGGGACGCTGGGCTGGTGCGGCAATCGTCGGTTGGTTTCCTGGATTTCGTCGGCTATGGATTGGCGATGCGCTGATGGAGCAATTGACTTCTCGACAATTGGACATGGTCGTGCTGCACGAACTGGCTCATATTCGTCGCCTGCACTTCATTTGGCGCGCTCTACCCGTTATCTGGGCGATGGGAACAGGGGCCATCATCTGGCTGGCTGGTTATCAACTGGATTTAGTACAGCACTGGAGCCTGAAACTTGCTTGCGGACTGTCTGCTAGCCTGATTCTGTTAATTGGGCTCAGCAGTATGGCCCGCCGTTGCGAGCTGGATGCAGATCGCGTGGCCTGCGATTTAGCTCGTAAATCGGTGGACTGGAGCGCTTCACAATCCCCAGCCGAAGTTTTGGGGTCGGCGCTCGGACAATTGCTTGGCGAGTCAGCCAGCCAAGTATCGACTTGGTTGCATCCCAGCCTAAATGCCAGACTAGCCAATCTATCGGTATGGCGATGCAGCCCATAA
- a CDS encoding BON domain-containing protein, protein MGPHRQEFAENAVISLNASINVVDSSVGRVRSNRRFIHLLPEGLISVATIPCTSADLASPTVELLLRVDSAIKRNPHLNGHQVFCQEESGVVVLHGRVSTFFQKQMAQESLKKLEGVEKVINQLQVDWQSTVPC, encoded by the coding sequence ATGGGGCCACACCGGCAAGAATTTGCAGAAAATGCGGTAATCTCGCTCAATGCGAGCATAAACGTGGTCGATTCTTCAGTAGGTCGCGTCCGCTCCAACCGCCGCTTCATCCATTTGCTACCTGAGGGTCTAATATCTGTGGCTACCATTCCATGCACATCGGCTGATCTGGCGAGTCCTACCGTGGAGCTATTGTTGCGAGTTGATTCAGCTATCAAACGCAACCCGCATCTAAACGGTCACCAGGTTTTTTGCCAAGAAGAATCAGGAGTCGTCGTGTTGCATGGGCGTGTTTCTACCTTCTTTCAAAAGCAGATGGCCCAAGAATCGCTCAAGAAATTAGAGGGTGTCGAAAAGGTGATCAATCAACTGCAAGTCGATTGGCAATCGACCGTACCTTGCTAA
- a CDS encoding RNA-binding protein, translated as MTNIYVGNLSFRATEDDIRSAFSAYGSVTSVNIIMDRDTGRSRGFAFVEMQNAEEAKQAVESVNGKEIAGRSVTVNEARPRTDRPRGRSGDDRGRRSFSRDDY; from the coding sequence GTGACGAATATTTACGTTGGCAATTTGTCGTTTCGCGCAACCGAAGACGATATCCGATCGGCGTTTAGCGCCTATGGATCGGTGACGTCGGTGAACATCATCATGGATCGCGATACGGGGCGGTCTCGTGGATTTGCATTTGTTGAAATGCAGAACGCGGAAGAGGCCAAGCAAGCCGTCGAAAGCGTCAATGGAAAAGAGATCGCTGGTCGAAGCGTTACTGTGAACGAAGCGCGGCCGCGAACTGACCGACCACGCGGTCGATCGGGAGACGACCGTGGACGCCGCAGCTTCTCGCGCGACGACTACTAA
- a CDS encoding DUF3299 domain-containing protein codes for MSEHTRLLIRQTIVLLACFAAHGWIDQTLSADVPPAAQAISPPAEGSRDTQSADAPVSSRSQAEDRSSRATARAKGDLTFDDLKFEMEKGGEFQRSMLTEEIEKLHKKDIRIRGYILPASVFKLTGITEFVLVRDNMECCFGPGAALYDCIIVHMAKGKTADFSTRPASVRGRFEIKEFKYPESETHYAIYYLVATEVK; via the coding sequence ATGTCTGAGCATACACGACTACTGATCAGGCAGACCATAGTTCTGCTTGCCTGTTTCGCAGCGCACGGGTGGATTGACCAGACACTATCTGCAGATGTGCCACCGGCGGCTCAAGCCATATCGCCGCCCGCTGAGGGAAGTCGTGATACTCAATCTGCCGATGCTCCAGTATCCAGTCGCTCTCAAGCAGAAGATCGCAGCAGTCGCGCGACGGCGCGCGCTAAAGGGGATCTAACATTTGACGACTTGAAATTTGAGATGGAGAAGGGAGGCGAGTTCCAGCGCAGCATGCTGACTGAAGAGATCGAGAAGCTGCATAAAAAAGACATTCGCATTCGCGGCTACATATTGCCGGCCAGCGTGTTCAAGCTCACCGGCATCACGGAGTTCGTGCTGGTTCGCGATAACATGGAATGTTGCTTCGGACCGGGAGCCGCTCTTTACGATTGTATCATCGTCCACATGGCCAAAGGCAAGACGGCAGATTTTTCGACCCGGCCGGCCAGCGTACGCGGACGATTCGAAATCAAGGAGTTCAAATACCCAGAAAGCGAAACGCACTACGCTATCTATTATCTGGTGGCTACGGAAGTAAAGTAA
- a CDS encoding DUF1559 domain-containing protein, which produces MPSVLGKLARRRWPIYALSAMGLVLLGLAAWSNLQSVGMLQWIDAIQQRRERTLCMNNLMRIAQALDVYAQRHGHYPPAVTYNENGKPLHSWRVLILPELGEQALYNRYNLNEPWDSEHNAELISAGCPKVFLSPARSDYPNSSQCSYFLIVGSGTLFPANSVPLSPRDIGDGAMDTLLLVESNSVGNEWTQPIDIPVEALTGASGKQKLGGTHLGGATAVFADGTPAWLPNSTPPEVLRSLVTPNAGENIDSAGFTQPASQ; this is translated from the coding sequence ATGCCAAGCGTGCTCGGCAAGCTTGCACGCCGCAGGTGGCCAATCTACGCGCTGTCAGCCATGGGGCTTGTTCTTCTGGGCCTAGCGGCCTGGAGCAATCTTCAGTCCGTTGGCATGCTCCAGTGGATCGACGCAATCCAGCAACGTCGCGAGCGGACGCTGTGCATGAATAACCTCATGCGAATCGCCCAAGCACTAGACGTCTACGCGCAGCGGCACGGCCATTACCCGCCTGCCGTGACTTACAATGAGAATGGCAAGCCACTTCACAGTTGGCGCGTACTGATTCTGCCCGAGTTGGGTGAACAGGCGTTATACAATCGCTACAATCTCAACGAGCCTTGGGATTCTGAGCACAACGCAGAGCTGATTTCGGCTGGATGTCCAAAAGTTTTTCTCAGTCCAGCCCGATCCGACTATCCCAATTCTTCGCAGTGCAGCTACTTTCTGATTGTCGGTAGCGGAACGCTGTTTCCAGCAAACTCAGTACCGCTATCGCCTCGCGATATTGGCGATGGGGCGATGGATACACTGTTGTTAGTCGAGTCCAATAGCGTCGGTAATGAATGGACCCAACCCATCGATATACCCGTTGAAGCGCTGACCGGCGCATCAGGCAAACAGAAATTAGGGGGAACTCATTTAGGCGGAGCAACAGCAGTGTTTGCAGACGGCACTCCAGCATGGTTGCCAAATAGTACTCCGCCTGAGGTATTGCGTAGCCTGGTGACTCCCAACGCTGGTGAAAACATCGATAGTGCCGGGTTTACTCAGCCAGCATCCCAGTGA
- the dtd gene encoding D-tyrosyl-tRNA(Tyr) deacylase: MRAVVQRVSRARVTVGDQVVGQIEVGLAVLLGVEQADQPGDAKYLAEKVAGLRIFDDQQGRMNLSVEDVGGSVLAVSQFTLLGDVRRGKRPSFTGAMEPQSANRLYQHFCDCVRQRNLNVQQGVFQADMQVELINNGPVTILLDSKKLF, translated from the coding sequence TTGCGCGCCGTCGTTCAAAGAGTTTCACGAGCTAGAGTAACGGTTGGCGACCAAGTCGTCGGTCAGATTGAGGTTGGATTGGCAGTCCTGTTGGGAGTCGAGCAGGCAGATCAGCCAGGCGATGCCAAATATTTGGCCGAAAAGGTCGCTGGGCTTAGAATCTTTGATGACCAACAGGGTAGGATGAACCTCAGTGTGGAGGATGTGGGTGGCTCGGTTTTAGCCGTTAGTCAGTTCACGTTGCTGGGAGATGTTCGTCGTGGCAAGAGGCCCAGCTTTACCGGTGCCATGGAACCACAATCCGCCAATCGTCTGTATCAGCATTTTTGTGATTGTGTTCGACAGCGAAATCTGAATGTTCAGCAGGGAGTGTTCCAAGCCGACATGCAGGTTGAACTGATTAACAATGGTCCAGTTACTATTCTGCTGGACAGCAAGAAACTTTTTTGA
- a CDS encoding PQQ-dependent sugar dehydrogenase, producing MLTVSNHASRPLPAQSLTLTRVATGLSSPLYGTSAPGQSEYLYIVERGGNIRILDVSSQPPVVLATPFLTAAQLSEGNGLTSGNERGLLGMAFHPDYVNNGRYYVNYTDSGGHTRIRSYQRSSGNPLITDSTSRAEILQISQPASNHNGGWICFGPDGFMYVATGDGGGSNDPQNAGQNKNTLLGKMLRIAPGTTSSGGYTIPVTNPLVGQANTRGEIWAYGLRNPWRNSFDRSTGDLYIADVGQGAREELNFQYSNSLGGENYGWRLREGTIQTPGLVGGARPPGNVDPIYNYSRGTGLFQGASVTGGYVYRGPIVGLHGHYFFGDYVSQRLFSLRFNGSLPTEFNGTNYNTLIDWNSSVQLNVGSMGNISSFAEDAAGHLYLISLGGNVYRFTSGFIIPPSIQASYIYHGQWSGAGELPWAGLDSTKTLVQFISTPLTLGLDNLSNSQHGLDGIALDIANLNDPDDVVWEFKMSPQGAYDLGANPISSWPTAPTPTSINHFAGAGVGGSHRILIQWPEQSILDRWLSVKLTLGNFSRMLYVGHLRGEVTGHVDGVYTVSFADISEIRGSVGNEVDAGSALDIDKNGIVSFADILAMRSAVGQQLTNLVVP from the coding sequence GTGCTGACTGTAAGCAACCATGCCAGTCGTCCATTGCCAGCTCAATCGCTGACGCTCACGCGCGTTGCCACTGGATTATCCAGTCCGCTGTATGGCACCAGCGCCCCCGGTCAATCGGAGTATCTTTACATTGTCGAACGCGGTGGCAACATTCGCATTTTGGATGTGTCGTCGCAACCTCCAGTTGTGCTAGCAACACCATTCTTGACAGCAGCTCAATTGTCCGAAGGAAATGGTTTGACGTCGGGTAATGAACGCGGATTGTTGGGAATGGCCTTTCATCCAGACTACGTCAACAACGGCCGTTACTATGTTAATTACACCGATAGCGGCGGGCACACTAGAATTCGCAGCTACCAGCGTTCCAGCGGTAATCCGTTGATCACGGATTCTACGTCGCGCGCTGAGATATTACAGATCAGTCAGCCGGCCTCCAATCATAACGGTGGTTGGATCTGCTTCGGTCCGGACGGTTTCATGTATGTCGCTACGGGTGATGGTGGTGGCAGCAATGATCCGCAGAACGCTGGCCAAAACAAGAACACGTTGTTAGGGAAAATGCTGCGTATCGCACCTGGAACTACCAGTTCCGGCGGGTATACCATTCCTGTTACCAATCCATTGGTGGGCCAAGCCAACACACGCGGAGAGATTTGGGCCTACGGACTTCGCAATCCATGGCGCAATAGCTTTGATCGCTCGACAGGTGATTTGTATATCGCCGATGTAGGCCAGGGGGCTCGCGAGGAACTCAATTTCCAATACTCCAACAGTCTGGGAGGAGAAAACTACGGTTGGCGCTTGCGCGAAGGTACGATTCAAACTCCTGGTTTGGTCGGGGGCGCTCGGCCGCCGGGCAACGTCGATCCCATCTACAACTATTCGCGTGGTACGGGACTGTTTCAAGGTGCTAGTGTCACGGGGGGCTACGTCTATCGCGGACCGATCGTTGGATTGCACGGGCACTATTTCTTCGGTGACTATGTTTCGCAGCGACTGTTTTCATTGCGATTCAACGGATCACTTCCAACCGAGTTTAATGGGACAAATTACAACACGCTGATCGACTGGAACAGCAGCGTCCAATTAAATGTTGGCAGTATGGGAAATATCTCGTCGTTCGCTGAGGATGCTGCTGGCCATCTGTACCTGATTAGTCTGGGAGGCAACGTTTATCGATTTACCTCGGGGTTCATTATTCCGCCATCCATTCAAGCCAGTTACATTTACCATGGCCAGTGGAGCGGGGCAGGGGAGCTGCCTTGGGCAGGCTTGGATTCCACCAAGACTTTGGTGCAGTTCATTAGTACGCCGCTGACGCTGGGGCTGGACAATCTGAGCAACTCACAGCATGGCCTCGACGGAATCGCTTTGGATATTGCCAACTTGAATGATCCCGATGATGTAGTGTGGGAATTCAAGATGAGTCCTCAGGGTGCGTATGATTTGGGAGCTAATCCCATTTCTAGTTGGCCCACCGCCCCCACGCCCACATCCATCAATCACTTTGCTGGTGCCGGTGTCGGCGGCTCGCATCGGATATTGATCCAGTGGCCCGAGCAGTCGATACTCGACCGTTGGCTGAGCGTGAAATTGACACTCGGTAATTTCTCGCGAATGCTCTACGTTGGGCATCTACGTGGAGAGGTTACCGGTCACGTGGACGGCGTGTATACCGTTTCGTTCGCAGACATCAGCGAAATTCGTGGTTCGGTAGGGAACGAAGTGGACGCAGGAAGCGCCTTGGATATCGACAAGAATGGCATCGTCTCGTTTGCTGATATATTGGCCATGCGTTCAGCAGTCGGTCAGCAGTTGACGAACCTAGTTGTGCCCTGA